One Candidatus Thermoplasmatota archaeon genomic window carries:
- the purC gene encoding phosphoribosylaminoimidazolesuccinocarboxamide synthase codes for MELIRKGKVKEVYAHGPDELLFRFTDQISVFDKIIPTLVPKKGETLNRTSAFWFKEVEKLGLRTHFKSLRGPNEAIVKRVRVIPDYDVIAKTKGDFLIPLEVICRHYLAGSMVDRLKSGEVKPETLGFPAGSVPRKGAKLPKPFIEFTTKLEKVDRDLTEAEAQKISGLSDRELEALKDAVLRIDARIQEVAGAHGLIHVDGKKEFAFDADRRLMLVDTFGTPDEDRWWDAKAYEAGELVELSKEHVRAHYRATGYHEKLMAARKAKQPEPDIPALPAHVTREVTDLYVGLYERITGQKF; via the coding sequence ATGGAGCTCATCCGGAAGGGCAAGGTCAAGGAAGTCTACGCACACGGACCCGACGAGCTGCTCTTCCGGTTCACCGACCAGATCTCGGTCTTCGACAAGATCATCCCCACCCTCGTGCCGAAGAAGGGCGAGACCCTCAACCGCACGAGCGCCTTCTGGTTCAAGGAGGTCGAGAAGCTCGGCCTCCGGACCCATTTCAAGAGCCTCCGGGGCCCGAACGAGGCCATCGTGAAGCGCGTCCGCGTCATCCCCGACTACGACGTCATCGCGAAGACGAAGGGCGACTTCCTCATCCCGCTCGAGGTCATCTGCCGCCACTACCTCGCGGGAAGCATGGTCGACCGGCTGAAGAGCGGCGAGGTGAAGCCCGAGACGCTCGGCTTCCCCGCGGGAAGCGTCCCGAGGAAGGGCGCGAAGCTCCCGAAGCCCTTCATCGAGTTCACGACGAAGCTCGAGAAGGTCGACCGCGACCTCACCGAGGCCGAGGCCCAGAAGATCAGCGGCCTGAGCGACCGGGAGCTCGAGGCGCTCAAGGACGCGGTGCTCCGGATCGACGCCCGCATCCAGGAGGTCGCGGGCGCGCACGGCCTCATCCACGTCGACGGCAAGAAGGAGTTCGCCTTCGACGCGGACCGCCGGCTCATGCTCGTCGACACCTTCGGCACGCCCGACGAGGACCGCTGGTGGGACGCGAAGGCCTACGAGGCGGGCGAGCTCGTCGAGCTCTCGAAGGAGCACGTCCGCGCCCACTACCGCGCGACCGGCTACCACGAGAAGCTCATGGCCGCGCGGAAGGCGAAGCAACCCGAGCCCGACATCCCCGCCCTCCCCGCGCACGTGACCCGCGAGGTCACGGACCTCTACGTGGGGCTCTACGAGCGGATCACGGGGCAGAAGTTCTAG